A single window of Microbispora hainanensis DNA harbors:
- a CDS encoding DUF1707 domain-containing protein yields MVSPDEPAAAGGAHAGHDGGTPRAGSAGRTPPSGPAHGGLRIGDRERDEVTRLLHDAFAQGRITREELDERLDATLSARTAEDLRRVTADLPGAWPGDARTGGAPGGGPRTGSPWHAGFPSAGLPGFPGSPMGARPGPYGPLRPGGPQWAAAQGNWGQGGWGRGGWGRGGWGRGMAPRWHDRRPHPAMFLIPVAAIVLLMAGPMWPPFLVLKLVFVALVVRAVLGMTHRRRHGPYSRH; encoded by the coding sequence ATGGTCTCCCCCGACGAGCCCGCCGCCGCAGGCGGCGCACACGCCGGCCACGACGGCGGCACGCCGAGGGCAGGGTCGGCGGGCCGCACCCCGCCGAGCGGTCCCGCGCACGGCGGGCTGCGGATCGGCGACCGGGAGCGCGACGAGGTGACGCGGCTGCTGCACGACGCGTTCGCGCAGGGCCGCATCACCCGCGAGGAGCTCGACGAGCGCCTCGACGCGACGCTCTCGGCGCGTACGGCCGAGGACCTCCGGCGGGTGACCGCCGACCTGCCCGGCGCATGGCCGGGCGACGCCCGGACCGGGGGCGCGCCGGGCGGCGGCCCGCGGACCGGGAGCCCGTGGCACGCGGGCTTCCCGTCCGCCGGCCTGCCCGGTTTTCCCGGCTCCCCCATGGGCGCCCGCCCCGGTCCGTACGGCCCCCTCCGGCCCGGCGGACCGCAGTGGGCCGCGGCCCAGGGCAACTGGGGACAGGGCGGCTGGGGACGGGGCGGCTGGGGACGGGGCGGCTGGGGACGGGGCATGGCCCCGCGGTGGCACGACCGCCGTCCGCATCCGGCCATGTTCCTCATCCCGGTTGCCGCGATCGTCCTCCTGATGGCAGGCCCGATGTGGCCGCCGTTCCTGGTGCTCAAGCTCGTGTTCGTCGCCCTGGTGGTGAGGGCGGTGCTGGGCATGACCCACCGGCGCCGTCACGGGCCCTACTCACGACACTGA
- a CDS encoding sugar ABC transporter substrate-binding protein encodes MRKGILSIGAAAAALTLGLTACGGESGDTSADASGAPSAAAGDAKPGKIGVILPDSKSSARWETADRKYLQEAFDAAGVQSDIQNAQGDKTAFQTIADQMITNGATVLMIVNLDSGTGKAVLDKAKSQGVATIDYDRLTLGGSASYYVSFDNTAVGKLQGEGLVKCLTDKKADKPIVAELNGSPTDNNATLFKQGYDSVLQPKYDSGEYKKGPDQSVPDWDNTQAGTIFEQMLTQEPKIAGVLAANDGLGNAAISVLKKQKLNGKVPVTGQDATVQGLQNILAGDQCMTVYKAIKKEADAAAQLAVSLAKGEQPQVSGSVKDTEGNRDVPSVLLEPQAIFFDNVKDVVADGFVSKDELCTGEFADKCTEAGIS; translated from the coding sequence ATGCGCAAGGGGATCCTCAGCATCGGCGCCGCCGCCGCGGCGCTCACCCTCGGTCTCACCGCCTGCGGGGGCGAGAGCGGTGACACCTCCGCGGACGCCAGCGGCGCCCCCTCGGCCGCCGCCGGCGACGCCAAGCCCGGCAAGATCGGCGTCATCCTGCCGGACAGCAAGTCCTCCGCCCGGTGGGAGACCGCCGACCGCAAGTACCTCCAGGAGGCCTTCGACGCCGCGGGCGTGCAGTCGGACATCCAGAACGCCCAGGGCGACAAGACCGCGTTCCAGACGATCGCGGACCAGATGATCACCAACGGCGCGACCGTCCTGATGATCGTCAACCTCGACAGCGGCACCGGCAAGGCCGTGCTGGACAAGGCCAAGTCGCAGGGTGTCGCGACGATCGACTACGACCGCCTCACGCTCGGCGGCAGCGCCTCCTACTACGTGTCGTTCGACAACACGGCGGTCGGCAAGCTGCAGGGCGAGGGCCTGGTCAAGTGCCTGACCGACAAGAAGGCCGACAAGCCGATCGTCGCCGAGCTGAACGGCTCGCCGACCGACAACAACGCGACGCTGTTCAAGCAGGGCTACGACAGCGTGCTGCAGCCGAAGTACGACTCCGGCGAGTACAAGAAGGGCCCGGACCAGTCGGTTCCCGACTGGGACAACACCCAGGCCGGCACGATCTTCGAGCAGATGCTCACCCAGGAGCCGAAGATCGCCGGTGTCCTCGCCGCCAACGACGGTCTCGGCAACGCCGCGATCTCGGTGCTGAAGAAGCAGAAGCTGAACGGCAAGGTCCCGGTCACCGGCCAGGACGCCACCGTGCAGGGCCTGCAGAACATCCTCGCCGGCGACCAGTGCATGACGGTCTACAAGGCCATCAAGAAGGAGGCCGACGCGGCCGCCCAGCTCGCGGTCTCGCTGGCCAAGGGTGAGCAGCCGCAGGTGAGCGGCTCGGTCAAGGACACCGAGGGCAACCGCGACGTCCCGTCCGTGCTGCTGGAGCCCCAGGCCATCTTCTTCGACAACGTCAAGGACGTCGTGGCCGACGGCTTCGTGAGCAAGGACGAGCTGTGCACCGGCGAGTTCGCCGACAAGTGCACCGAGGCCGGCATCAGCTAA
- a CDS encoding aconitate hydratase, with product MSANSFGSRDTLRVGDASYEIYRLDAVEGSARLPYSLKILLENLLRTEDGANITADHIRAIAGWDPNAQPSVEIQFTPARVIMQDFTGVPCVVDLATMREAVRDLGGDPAKINPLAPAEMVIDHSVIVDFFGHPDSFQRNVEREYERNRERYQFLRWGQTAFDEFKVVPPGTGIVHQVNIEHLARVVMTRDGKAYPDTCVGTDSHTTMENGIGVLGWGVGGIEAEAAMLGQPISMLIPRVVGFKLTGKLPAGATATDLVLTITEMLRKHGVVGKFVEFYGEGVSSVPLANRATIGNMSPEFGSTCAIFPIDGQTIDYLKLTGRSPEQVALVEAYAKEQGLWLDPSAPEPVFSEYIELDLSTVVPSIAGPKRPQDRIPLADAKSAWRAAVRTYVPDDCIEGPADEASAESFPASDPPAIDHGGAGDAPHPVKRNGERPHRPTPVTLSDGTSFEIDHGVVTIAAITSCTNTSNPYVMLGAALLAKNAVDKGLSRKPWVKTSLAPGSQVVTGYFERSGLQPYLDKLGFNLVGYGCTTCIGNSGPLEPEISAAIQENDLAVTAVLSGNRNFEGRINPDVKMNYLASPPLVVAYALAGTMDIDLNNEPLGVGVDGQPVFLKDIWPAPEEVAAVVSESISQDMFKRDYADVFKGDEHWRSLPIPTGDTFQWDPESTYVRKAPYFDGMPAKPEPVTDIRGARVLAKLGDSVTTDHISPAGSIKADTPAGRYLREHGVEVRDFNSYGSRRGNHEVMIRGTFANIRLRNLLLDGVEGGYTRDFTKGGEQAFIYDASQNYQAAGIPLVVLAGKEYGSGSSRDWAAKGTALLGVRAVIAESYERIHRSNLIGMGVLPLQFPEGESAESLGLTGEETFDIVGVEELNAGSTPATVTVRAGDVEFQAVVRIDTPGEADYYRHGGIMQYVLRSLLAKS from the coding sequence GTGTCCGCGAACAGCTTCGGCAGCCGTGACACGCTGCGCGTCGGTGACGCGTCATACGAGATCTACCGGCTGGACGCCGTCGAGGGGTCGGCGCGCCTCCCGTACAGCCTCAAGATCCTGCTGGAGAACCTGCTCCGCACCGAGGACGGCGCGAACATCACCGCCGACCATATCCGCGCCATCGCGGGCTGGGACCCGAACGCCCAGCCGAGCGTCGAGATCCAGTTCACCCCCGCGCGCGTGATCATGCAGGACTTCACCGGTGTGCCCTGTGTCGTCGACCTCGCCACGATGCGCGAGGCCGTACGCGACCTGGGCGGCGACCCGGCGAAGATCAACCCGCTCGCTCCGGCCGAGATGGTCATCGACCACTCGGTCATCGTGGACTTCTTCGGCCACCCCGACTCCTTCCAGCGCAACGTCGAGCGGGAGTACGAGCGCAACCGCGAGCGCTACCAGTTCCTGCGCTGGGGCCAGACGGCGTTCGACGAGTTCAAGGTCGTCCCGCCGGGCACCGGCATCGTCCACCAGGTCAACATCGAGCACCTGGCCCGCGTCGTCATGACCCGCGACGGCAAGGCGTACCCGGACACCTGCGTGGGCACCGACTCCCACACCACGATGGAGAACGGCATCGGCGTCCTCGGCTGGGGCGTCGGCGGCATCGAGGCCGAGGCCGCGATGCTCGGCCAGCCGATCTCGATGCTGATCCCGCGGGTGGTCGGCTTCAAGCTGACCGGCAAGCTGCCGGCCGGCGCCACCGCGACCGACCTCGTGCTCACGATCACCGAGATGCTGCGCAAGCACGGCGTGGTCGGCAAGTTCGTGGAGTTCTACGGCGAGGGCGTCTCCAGCGTGCCGCTGGCCAACCGCGCCACGATCGGCAACATGAGCCCCGAGTTCGGCTCCACCTGCGCCATCTTCCCGATCGACGGCCAGACCATCGACTACCTCAAGCTCACCGGCCGCTCGCCGGAGCAGGTCGCGCTGGTCGAGGCGTACGCCAAGGAGCAGGGCCTGTGGCTCGACCCCTCGGCGCCCGAGCCCGTCTTCAGCGAGTACATCGAGCTCGACCTGTCGACCGTCGTCCCGTCGATCGCCGGGCCGAAGCGCCCGCAGGACCGCATCCCGCTGGCCGATGCCAAGTCGGCCTGGCGCGCGGCGGTCCGCACGTACGTCCCGGACGACTGCATCGAGGGCCCGGCCGACGAGGCGTCCGCCGAGTCGTTCCCGGCCTCGGACCCTCCGGCTATCGACCACGGCGGGGCGGGCGACGCGCCGCACCCCGTCAAGCGCAACGGCGAGCGGCCGCACCGGCCGACCCCGGTCACGCTGTCGGACGGCACGTCCTTCGAGATCGACCACGGCGTCGTCACGATCGCCGCGATCACGTCCTGCACGAACACCTCCAACCCGTACGTCATGCTCGGCGCGGCCCTGCTGGCGAAGAACGCGGTGGACAAGGGCCTGTCGCGCAAGCCGTGGGTGAAGACCTCGCTCGCCCCGGGCAGCCAGGTCGTCACCGGCTACTTCGAGCGGTCGGGCCTCCAGCCCTACCTCGACAAGCTGGGCTTCAACCTCGTCGGCTACGGCTGCACCACCTGCATCGGCAACTCCGGCCCGCTGGAGCCGGAGATCTCCGCCGCGATCCAGGAGAACGACCTCGCGGTCACCGCCGTGCTGTCGGGCAACCGCAACTTCGAGGGCCGGATCAACCCCGACGTCAAGATGAACTACCTGGCCTCGCCGCCGCTCGTCGTGGCGTACGCGCTGGCCGGGACCATGGACATCGACCTGAACAACGAGCCGCTCGGCGTCGGCGTCGACGGGCAGCCGGTCTTCCTCAAGGACATCTGGCCCGCGCCTGAGGAGGTCGCGGCGGTGGTGTCGGAGTCGATCAGCCAGGACATGTTCAAGCGTGACTACGCCGACGTGTTCAAGGGCGACGAGCACTGGCGGTCGCTGCCGATCCCGACCGGCGACACCTTCCAGTGGGACCCGGAGTCGACGTACGTCCGCAAGGCGCCGTACTTCGACGGCATGCCGGCCAAGCCCGAGCCCGTCACCGACATCCGGGGCGCCCGGGTGCTGGCCAAGCTGGGCGACTCGGTCACCACCGACCACATCTCGCCCGCGGGCTCGATCAAGGCCGACACCCCGGCGGGCCGCTACCTGCGCGAGCACGGCGTCGAGGTCAGGGACTTCAACTCGTACGGCTCCCGCCGCGGCAACCACGAGGTGATGATCCGCGGCACCTTCGCCAACATCCGGCTGCGCAACCTGCTGCTGGACGGCGTGGAGGGCGGCTACACCCGCGACTTCACCAAGGGCGGGGAGCAGGCGTTCATCTACGACGCCTCGCAGAACTACCAGGCCGCCGGCATCCCGCTGGTCGTCCTGGCCGGCAAGGAGTACGGCTCGGGGTCGTCGCGTGACTGGGCGGCCAAGGGCACCGCGCTGCTCGGCGTGCGCGCCGTCATCGCCGAGTCGTACGAGCGCATCCACCGGTCGAACCTGATCGGCATGGGCGTGCTGCCGCTGCAGTTCCCCGAGGGCGAGAGCGCCGAGTCGCTGGGTCTGACCGGCGAGGAGACCTTCGACATCGTAGGTGTCGAGGAGCTCAACGCCGGCTCGACCCCCGCCACCGTCACCGTGCGGGCCGGGGACGTCGAGTTCCAGGCCGTGGTGCGTATCGACACCCCCGGCGAGGCGGACTACTACCGCCACGGCGGCATCATGCAGTACGTCCTGCGCTCCCTGCTCGCCAAGAGCTGA
- a CDS encoding type II toxin-antitoxin system PemK/MazF family toxin, with product MRITRGDLWLTDYGQPTGREQGGPRPVVVMSGRAMNDVRMGLVFTVPLTTTERGWPSHIEIAPGTGLDKRSWAMVEQFRAMSVQRLTRRIGWVEEPSLEKMRVVLTHLIRA from the coding sequence ATGCGGATAACGCGCGGTGACCTCTGGCTGACCGACTACGGTCAGCCCACGGGCCGGGAACAGGGCGGGCCGAGGCCGGTGGTGGTCATGAGCGGCCGCGCCATGAACGACGTGCGGATGGGCCTGGTGTTCACCGTGCCGCTGACCACCACTGAGCGCGGCTGGCCCAGCCACATCGAGATCGCCCCCGGCACGGGCCTGGACAAGCGGAGCTGGGCGATGGTGGAGCAGTTCCGCGCCATGTCCGTGCAGCGCCTGACCAGGAGGATCGGCTGGGTGGAGGAGCCGTCACTCGAGAAGATGCGTGTCGTCCTGACTCACCTCATCCGGGCGTAG
- a CDS encoding metal-dependent hydrolase, protein MMGHSHALSGAAVWLAVAPGLVALPDVLGHPELATLTGPILSPPELVAGAVVCAGAAMLPDLDHPSATIAQTFGPATWLISKGVNFVSGGHRHATHSLLFSVLAGVGAHLLGARYAIGRDILVVLMIGLAIRAVGIGVPGKTLTSAIVNIGLTAALFVTFLSLGVTYSWLGLAIGGGCLVHVIGDCLTERGCPVLWPIKGRWLLPWDIGIKTGKAFEKQLLGPALSIVVIALFCLRLMPA, encoded by the coding sequence ATGATGGGGCACTCGCACGCCCTGAGCGGGGCGGCGGTGTGGCTGGCGGTCGCGCCGGGCCTGGTGGCACTGCCGGACGTGCTCGGGCATCCCGAGCTGGCGACGCTGACGGGGCCGATCCTGAGCCCGCCCGAGCTCGTCGCGGGCGCCGTGGTGTGCGCGGGCGCGGCCATGCTGCCCGATCTCGACCACCCCAGTGCCACGATCGCCCAGACGTTCGGACCGGCGACCTGGCTGATCAGCAAGGGCGTTAACTTCGTGAGCGGCGGGCACCGGCACGCCACCCACTCCCTGCTGTTCAGCGTGCTGGCCGGAGTGGGGGCACACCTGCTCGGCGCCCGCTACGCCATCGGCCGCGACATCCTGGTCGTGCTGATGATCGGCCTGGCCATCCGCGCGGTGGGCATCGGCGTGCCCGGCAAGACGCTCACCTCCGCGATCGTGAACATCGGCCTCACCGCGGCGCTGTTCGTCACCTTCCTGTCGCTCGGGGTCACCTACTCCTGGCTGGGCTTAGCCATCGGGGGCGGCTGCCTGGTGCACGTGATCGGCGACTGCCTGACCGAGCGCGGCTGTCCCGTCTTGTGGCCGATCAAGGGCCGCTGGCTCCTGCCGTGGGACATCGGGATCAAGACCGGCAAGGCGTTCGAGAAACAGCTCCTCGGCCCGGCCCTGTCGATCGTGGTGATCGCGCTGTTCTGCCTGCGTTTGATGCCCGCCTGA
- a CDS encoding sugar ABC transporter permease — protein MTTETLPKQENAESSLGVHVKGYLERIKGGELGALPAVFGLIILCVVFSVLRPAFLSAVNFANLFTQGAAVAVIAMGLIFVLLLGEIDLSAGFASGVCAAVLAVLLTLQGWPWYLAVLAAMVTGAVIGLVLGSLVAKLGIPSFVVTLAAFLAFQGVVLLLVKDGTNISIRDETILAIANKNVPPVAGWAALIVGVVAYAAIQLLQARRRAARGLVATPIAVIAARVVTLAVVSGIAVYVLNLERSRNAALVSLKGVPIVVPLIVILLIVWTFVLRRTAYGRHIYAVGGNAEAARRAGINVDRIRISAFVICSFMASLGGIIAASRANSVDPNTGGSNVLLFAVGAAVIGGTSLFGGKGRALDALLGGAVVAVIENGMGLMGYSAGVKFVVTGSVLLLAAGVDALSRKRAAATGRR, from the coding sequence ATGACAACCGAAACGCTCCCCAAGCAGGAGAACGCCGAGTCGTCGCTCGGCGTGCACGTCAAGGGCTATCTCGAGCGGATCAAGGGGGGTGAGCTGGGGGCCCTTCCCGCGGTCTTCGGCCTCATCATCCTCTGCGTGGTCTTCTCGGTCCTGCGCCCGGCCTTCCTCTCGGCGGTCAACTTCGCCAACCTCTTCACCCAGGGCGCGGCGGTCGCCGTCATCGCCATGGGCCTGATCTTCGTGCTCCTCCTCGGAGAGATCGACCTGTCCGCCGGTTTCGCGAGCGGCGTCTGCGCGGCGGTGCTCGCCGTGCTGCTCACCCTGCAGGGCTGGCCCTGGTATCTCGCGGTCCTGGCCGCGATGGTCACCGGCGCGGTCATCGGCCTGGTGCTCGGGTCGCTGGTGGCCAAGCTCGGCATCCCGTCCTTCGTGGTCACGCTGGCGGCGTTCCTGGCCTTCCAGGGCGTCGTCCTGCTGCTGGTGAAGGACGGCACCAACATCTCGATCCGCGACGAGACGATCCTCGCGATCGCCAACAAGAACGTCCCGCCGGTCGCCGGATGGGCGGCCCTGATCGTGGGCGTCGTCGCGTACGCCGCGATCCAGCTCCTGCAGGCGCGCCGCCGCGCGGCGCGCGGCCTGGTCGCCACCCCGATCGCGGTCATCGCCGCCCGGGTCGTGACGCTCGCGGTGGTCTCCGGGATCGCGGTGTACGTCCTCAACCTGGAGCGCAGCCGCAACGCGGCGCTCGTGTCGCTCAAGGGCGTGCCGATCGTCGTCCCGCTGATCGTGATCCTGCTGATCGTCTGGACCTTCGTGCTGCGGCGCACGGCGTACGGCCGGCACATCTACGCGGTCGGCGGCAACGCCGAGGCCGCCCGCCGGGCCGGCATCAACGTGGACCGCATCCGCATCTCCGCCTTCGTCATCTGCTCCTTCATGGCCTCGCTCGGCGGCATCATCGCGGCGTCGCGGGCCAACTCGGTCGACCCCAACACCGGCGGCAGCAACGTGCTGCTGTTCGCGGTGGGCGCGGCCGTCATCGGCGGCACCAGCCTCTTCGGCGGCAAGGGCCGGGCGCTCGACGCGCTGCTCGGCGGCGCGGTGGTCGCGGTCATCGAGAACGGCATGGGCCTCATGGGCTACAGCGCCGGCGTCAAGTTCGTCGTGACCGGTTCGGTGCTCCTGCTCGCCGCGGGTGTGGACGCCCTGTCGAGGAAGCGTGCGGCGGCGACCGGCAGAAGATGA
- a CDS encoding PadR family transcriptional regulator — protein sequence MSWAHAVGGPGTHTGFEHRLRHEMRRAMREAFTKGAAMWQQEHHEGGGPHEHRHRGGMRGRGPWGGFGPGPFGPPWAGGNFPFGPRGFGRGRKAKRGDVRAAILALLAEEPRNGYQIIQEIAERSQGGWKPSPGAVYPALQQLTDEGLVRAEETDGRKTFQLTEAGRAYVEEHGDEVRAPWEEMTPDIGDNVHELFDLSRQAASALVQIAHSGTEGQVRQARQVLTETRRRLYQILADGDPVEE from the coding sequence ATGAGTTGGGCACACGCGGTCGGGGGGCCCGGGACCCACACGGGGTTCGAGCACCGGTTGAGACACGAGATGCGCCGCGCGATGCGCGAGGCGTTCACGAAGGGGGCGGCCATGTGGCAGCAGGAACACCACGAGGGCGGGGGCCCTCACGAGCACCGGCACAGGGGCGGCATGCGGGGGCGCGGCCCGTGGGGCGGTTTCGGACCGGGCCCGTTCGGGCCGCCGTGGGCGGGCGGCAACTTCCCGTTCGGCCCGCGGGGCTTCGGACGGGGCAGGAAGGCCAAGCGCGGTGACGTGCGGGCGGCGATCCTCGCCCTGCTCGCCGAGGAGCCGCGCAACGGCTACCAGATCATCCAGGAGATCGCCGAGCGCAGCCAGGGCGGATGGAAGCCCAGCCCGGGCGCGGTCTACCCGGCGCTGCAGCAGCTCACCGACGAGGGCCTGGTGCGCGCCGAGGAGACCGACGGGCGCAAGACGTTCCAGCTCACCGAGGCCGGCCGCGCCTATGTCGAGGAGCACGGTGACGAGGTCCGGGCGCCCTGGGAGGAGATGACACCGGACATCGGCGACAACGTCCACGAGCTGTTCGACCTGTCCAGGCAGGCGGCGTCGGCGCTGGTGCAGATCGCCCACTCGGGCACCGAGGGGCAGGTCAGGCAGGCGCGGCAGGTCCTGACCGAGACCAGGCGGCGGCTCTACCAGATCCTCGCCGACGGCGACCCTGTGGAGGAGTGA
- a CDS encoding ThiF family adenylyltransferase has protein sequence MLLPRVKRRHEPHRFEDGTVRIGGEIYGLAAEIRDPTGGAWAALSLMDGTRSPDDVAEAVCRRLPGVSASQAARIVAALIASGHVEDAAAPAPGELTERERTRYDRSRAFFQQVDLVPGRQGWDAQVRLRAARVVVLGLGGTGSHAAWALAASGVGRLHCVDADVVELSNLNRQVLYTEDDLGRAKADVAVGRLRRLNSDIEVTGERRVIGSEADLLSILAGADVLALCADEPREPGIRIWANRICARAGVPWVGGGYNGPLVTVGTFAPGRGACYECLAAGEARRRRPGLPVDLGGPGVVAASAGLSGHLVAHSVISLITGVPEPAIGTVVGLNLIASDQHVWVRHPPRPGCPVCGIQRTSAESQNRT, from the coding sequence GTGCTGCTGCCACGGGTCAAGCGGAGGCACGAGCCACACCGCTTCGAGGACGGAACGGTACGCATCGGCGGCGAGATCTACGGGCTGGCCGCCGAGATCAGGGATCCGACGGGGGGCGCGTGGGCCGCGCTCAGCCTGATGGACGGCACCCGGTCTCCCGACGACGTCGCGGAGGCCGTGTGCCGTCGCCTGCCCGGCGTCTCCGCGTCCCAGGCGGCGCGGATCGTCGCCGCCCTCATCGCGTCGGGGCACGTGGAGGACGCCGCGGCTCCGGCGCCGGGCGAGCTCACCGAACGGGAGCGCACCCGGTACGACCGGAGCCGGGCGTTCTTCCAGCAGGTCGACCTGGTGCCTGGACGGCAGGGGTGGGACGCGCAGGTGCGGCTGCGCGCCGCCCGGGTCGTGGTGCTGGGCCTCGGCGGCACGGGGAGCCATGCCGCGTGGGCCCTCGCCGCCTCCGGCGTCGGCCGCCTGCACTGCGTCGACGCCGACGTGGTGGAGCTGTCGAACCTGAACCGTCAGGTCCTCTACACCGAGGACGACCTCGGCCGGGCCAAGGCGGACGTGGCCGTCGGCAGGTTGCGCCGGCTGAACTCCGACATCGAGGTCACGGGCGAGCGGCGGGTGATCGGCAGCGAGGCCGACCTGCTGTCGATCCTGGCGGGCGCCGACGTCCTCGCGCTGTGCGCCGACGAGCCGAGGGAGCCGGGCATCCGGATCTGGGCCAACCGGATCTGCGCGCGGGCCGGCGTGCCCTGGGTCGGCGGAGGCTACAACGGCCCGCTCGTCACCGTGGGCACCTTCGCACCCGGGCGCGGCGCCTGCTACGAGTGCCTGGCTGCGGGCGAGGCGCGTCGCCGCAGGCCGGGCCTTCCGGTGGACCTCGGAGGACCGGGCGTGGTCGCCGCCTCGGCCGGCCTGTCGGGGCACCTGGTCGCCCATTCGGTGATCTCGCTGATCACCGGAGTGCCCGAGCCCGCAATCGGAACGGTCGTCGGGCTGAACCTCATCGCATCCGACCAGCATGTGTGGGTCCGGCATCCGCCTCGCCCCGGCTGCCCGGTCTGTGGAATTCAGCGGACATCGGCCGAGTCGCAAAACAGGACTTGA
- a CDS encoding ATP-binding cassette domain-containing protein, whose translation MSQGPILELRGINKSFGPVQVLHDVAFSAYPGEVTALVGDNGAGKSTLVKCIGGIHPIDSGEYFFDGERVHVSGPRDAAALGVEIVYQDLALCDNLDIVQNMFLGRERRSGLVLDEDTMEEMAAKTLAGLSVRTVKSLRQHVSSLSGGQRQTVAIAKAVLWNSKVVILDEPTAALGVAQTAQVLELVRRLADKGLAVVLISHNMNDVFAVSDRIAALYLGRMAAQVKASEVTHAQIVELITSGRSGELGLKNGNGAAS comes from the coding sequence GTGTCCCAGGGACCGATCCTGGAACTGCGCGGCATCAACAAGAGCTTCGGCCCCGTGCAGGTCCTTCACGACGTCGCCTTCTCGGCCTACCCGGGTGAGGTGACAGCACTCGTCGGCGACAACGGCGCCGGCAAGTCGACGCTGGTCAAGTGCATCGGCGGCATCCACCCGATCGACTCGGGCGAATACTTCTTCGACGGCGAGCGGGTCCACGTGAGCGGGCCCAGGGACGCGGCGGCGCTGGGCGTCGAGATCGTCTACCAGGACCTCGCCCTCTGCGACAACCTCGACATCGTGCAGAACATGTTCCTGGGCCGTGAGCGCCGCAGCGGTCTGGTCCTGGACGAGGACACGATGGAGGAGATGGCGGCCAAGACGCTGGCCGGCCTGTCCGTCCGCACCGTCAAGTCGCTGCGCCAGCACGTCTCCAGCCTGTCCGGCGGTCAGCGGCAGACCGTGGCGATCGCCAAGGCCGTGCTCTGGAACAGCAAGGTCGTCATCCTCGACGAGCCGACCGCCGCCCTCGGCGTCGCGCAGACCGCCCAGGTGCTCGAACTGGTCCGCCGCCTGGCCGACAAGGGTCTCGCGGTGGTGCTCATCTCCCACAACATGAACGACGTCTTCGCCGTGTCCGACCGGATCGCGGCGCTGTACCTGGGACGGATGGCCGCCCAGGTCAAGGCGTCCGAAGTGACCCACGCGCAGATCGTGGAACTGATCACCTCCGGGCGCAGCGGGGAGCTCGGGCTCAAGAACGGCAACGGAGCGGCATCATGA
- a CDS encoding sulfite exporter TauE/SafE family protein: MDHDVVLLLIGGVAVFIGAVVQGGVGFGLGLVAAPLITLLDPSVMPGAVQVVNLTMPLFTLAREWRRAEWRGAGWALLGRLPGSAIGALVVVYVSTTTLGVLVGVMVLVAVVLTARAVSVPRNGATLTAAGFLSGITGTATGIGGPPIALVYQSARGPQIRATLALFFCVSAAQSLVILALLGRLPGRALAGGAALVPFVLLGFAASGPLRRYLDGGRVRTAVLAVAAVSACALLGQSLAH, encoded by the coding sequence ATGGATCACGACGTGGTGTTGCTGCTCATCGGGGGAGTGGCCGTCTTCATCGGGGCGGTCGTACAGGGCGGGGTGGGGTTCGGGCTGGGCCTGGTGGCCGCGCCCCTGATCACGTTGCTCGATCCGTCGGTCATGCCAGGGGCGGTCCAGGTCGTCAACCTGACGATGCCGCTGTTCACGCTGGCCAGGGAGTGGCGCAGGGCCGAGTGGCGGGGAGCGGGGTGGGCCCTGCTGGGCCGGCTGCCGGGCAGCGCGATCGGCGCCCTCGTGGTCGTCTACGTGAGCACGACGACGCTCGGCGTGCTGGTCGGCGTGATGGTGCTGGTCGCGGTCGTGCTGACGGCCCGCGCGGTGTCCGTGCCGCGCAACGGCGCGACGCTGACGGCCGCCGGGTTCCTCTCGGGGATCACCGGCACGGCCACCGGGATCGGCGGGCCGCCGATCGCGCTGGTCTACCAGAGCGCCCGGGGTCCGCAGATCAGGGCCACGCTGGCGCTGTTCTTCTGTGTGAGCGCCGCGCAGTCGCTCGTCATCCTCGCGCTCCTCGGCAGGCTCCCGGGACGCGCCCTGGCCGGTGGGGCGGCGCTGGTGCCGTTCGTCCTGCTCGGTTTCGCGGCCTCCGGGCCGCTGCGGCGTTATCTGGACGGCGGGCGGGTCCGCACGGCCGTCCTGGCCGTGGCCGCCGTCTCCGCCTGCGCGCTGCTCGGGCAGAGCCTCGCCCACTGA